A window of the Thermoleophilia bacterium SCSIO 60948 genome harbors these coding sequences:
- the mfd gene encoding transcription-repair coupling factor, with product MLSQLLDIARDDEAVGRLAAALGEDGGVEAGVSPSIRPYLLAALLEDSRALGERPALIVCADDVAARDLARSLDAYLAPRRVRLYPSRGTGYGSQVAPPPHLVGLRVGALDALVGGSDGGSAPIVVASAVALAEAVPEARLRPAGFVLHKGEEIDLGDVSELLIEAGYERVDQVDERGQFAVRGDILDVFGATSDHAARLELFGDEIESIRWFSTFTQRSLGEAEKVELDPAAELALEHREAAMLALADDEEDPDEAAAARSDAVGSLPLESFRAPLDLVGSDAAVIVSGVEDVEPALRDNWGDVTTAMSDEDARKLYVEVAAPLSERACLRIAAAADLPDASSQNGDGAVSDAAAAADGRFLFRAQTPASAARSIGEAEAVLDRELRSGYRVVVTFEHRGEAERARYGLARLEARFMSDVAAVDHAIHGTGEGPAPAAERLLFAESRLDGGFVSPQLKLAVLPFRRLVHRRRAAQSGPARGRLASFADLRVGDYVVHADHGIARFAGFETKTLAGVTRDYLQLEYKGADKVYAPTDQLAKITRYVGAGGETPQLSALGSKRWDAVKARARRAARELAGELLNLYAERQARRGHAFAPDGEWQMQLEHSFPYRETADQIESIEAVKADMESERPMDRLICGDVGYGKTEVALRAAFKSAAEGRQVMVLVPTTLLAQQHFGTFTERLADFPLRIEMVSRLRKASEARAAVADFADGKVDILIGTHRLLSRDVRAKELGLVIVDEEQRFGVRQKELLRQLKLRVDVLSMSATPIPRTLQMSMAGLRDISVIETPPEGRCPVRTYVGPYDEALVKRAIEREIEREGQAFFLHNRVETIYETAERLRALIPNARVAVAHGQMDESELEETMLGFLRGGADCLVATTIIESGLDIPAANTLIVERSDHLGLAQAYQIRGRVGRSRERAFAYMLYPSEEALTADAAARLATLSDHTELGSGFAIAMRDLELRGAGDLLGDEQSGHVAAIGFELYVSLLDEAVEALKAGGEPDEEAADSRVRFDVDVDAYVPAEYVPFETAKIDVHRRVAAASEPGELRALGDELRDRFGPLPQPVANLLEMGRARIELGKLGARSVEFRGGRLSITPLELYAAQVGALRSEIPEAMYELRARTVSQRVGSAGAERLEAVLRLARATADALAEPVAA from the coding sequence ATGCTGAGCCAACTTCTCGACATTGCGCGCGACGACGAGGCGGTCGGCCGGCTGGCCGCCGCGCTCGGTGAGGACGGAGGCGTCGAGGCCGGTGTCTCGCCGTCGATCCGCCCCTACCTGCTCGCCGCGCTGCTCGAGGACTCGCGGGCGCTCGGCGAGCGCCCGGCGCTTATCGTCTGCGCCGACGACGTCGCCGCGCGCGACCTCGCGCGCTCGCTCGACGCCTACCTCGCGCCGCGCCGCGTCCGGCTCTATCCCTCGCGCGGCACCGGCTACGGGTCGCAGGTCGCCCCGCCGCCGCACCTCGTGGGCCTTCGTGTCGGAGCGCTCGACGCCCTCGTCGGCGGTTCGGACGGGGGCAGCGCGCCGATCGTCGTCGCGAGCGCGGTCGCGCTCGCCGAGGCGGTGCCGGAGGCGCGGCTCCGCCCGGCCGGGTTCGTGCTCCACAAGGGCGAGGAGATCGATCTCGGCGACGTCTCCGAGCTCCTGATCGAAGCCGGCTACGAGCGCGTCGATCAGGTCGACGAGCGCGGTCAGTTCGCGGTCCGCGGCGACATCCTCGACGTCTTCGGCGCGACCTCCGACCACGCCGCGCGGCTCGAGCTCTTCGGCGACGAGATCGAGTCGATCCGCTGGTTTTCGACCTTCACCCAGCGCTCGCTCGGCGAGGCCGAGAAGGTCGAGCTCGACCCCGCCGCCGAGCTCGCGCTCGAGCACCGCGAGGCGGCGATGCTCGCTCTCGCCGACGACGAGGAGGACCCCGACGAGGCGGCCGCCGCGCGCTCGGACGCCGTCGGCTCGCTGCCGCTCGAGTCCTTCCGCGCGCCGCTCGACCTCGTCGGCTCGGACGCTGCCGTGATCGTCAGCGGCGTCGAGGACGTCGAGCCGGCGCTGCGAGACAACTGGGGCGACGTCACGACGGCGATGTCCGACGAGGACGCCCGCAAGCTCTACGTCGAGGTCGCGGCACCGCTGTCCGAGCGCGCGTGTCTGCGGATCGCGGCCGCCGCCGACCTGCCGGACGCGAGCTCGCAGAACGGCGACGGCGCGGTCTCGGACGCCGCGGCCGCCGCCGACGGGCGGTTCCTGTTCCGAGCCCAGACTCCGGCCTCCGCCGCGCGATCGATCGGCGAGGCTGAGGCGGTCCTCGATCGCGAGCTGCGCTCGGGCTACCGCGTCGTGGTCACCTTCGAGCACCGCGGCGAGGCCGAGCGCGCCCGCTACGGGCTCGCCCGCCTCGAGGCCCGGTTCATGTCCGACGTCGCCGCCGTCGACCACGCGATCCACGGGACGGGGGAGGGGCCCGCGCCCGCGGCCGAGCGGCTGTTGTTCGCCGAGTCGCGGCTCGACGGTGGCTTCGTCTCCCCCCAGCTCAAGCTCGCGGTGCTGCCGTTCCGGCGCCTCGTCCACCGGCGCCGGGCGGCGCAGTCGGGGCCGGCGCGCGGCCGCCTCGCGAGCTTCGCCGACCTGCGGGTCGGCGACTACGTCGTCCACGCCGACCACGGGATCGCCCGCTTCGCGGGCTTCGAGACGAAGACCCTCGCCGGGGTCACCCGCGACTACCTCCAGCTCGAGTACAAGGGCGCCGACAAGGTCTACGCCCCGACCGACCAGCTCGCGAAAATCACCCGCTACGTCGGCGCCGGCGGTGAGACCCCGCAGCTCTCGGCGCTCGGCTCGAAGCGATGGGACGCGGTCAAGGCGAGGGCCCGCCGCGCCGCGCGCGAGCTCGCCGGCGAGCTGCTCAACCTCTACGCCGAGCGCCAGGCACGCCGCGGCCACGCCTTCGCGCCGGACGGCGAGTGGCAGATGCAGCTCGAGCACTCGTTCCCGTACCGCGAGACGGCCGACCAGATCGAATCGATCGAGGCGGTCAAGGCGGACATGGAGTCCGAGCGCCCGATGGACCGCCTGATCTGCGGCGACGTGGGCTACGGCAAGACCGAGGTCGCGCTGCGCGCAGCGTTCAAGTCGGCGGCCGAGGGCCGCCAGGTCATGGTCCTCGTGCCGACGACCCTGCTCGCCCAGCAGCACTTCGGCACGTTCACCGAGCGTCTGGCCGATTTCCCGCTGCGGATCGAGATGGTCTCGCGGCTACGCAAAGCCTCCGAGGCACGGGCCGCGGTCGCGGACTTCGCCGACGGCAAGGTGGACATCCTGATCGGCACGCACCGGCTGCTCTCGCGCGACGTCCGCGCGAAGGAGCTCGGCCTCGTGATCGTCGACGAGGAGCAGCGCTTCGGCGTCCGCCAGAAGGAGCTGCTGCGCCAGCTCAAGCTGCGCGTCGACGTCCTGTCGATGTCGGCGACCCCGATCCCGCGAACGCTCCAGATGTCGATGGCCGGCCTGCGCGACATCTCGGTGATCGAAACGCCGCCCGAGGGCCGCTGCCCCGTCCGCACCTACGTCGGTCCCTACGACGAGGCGCTCGTCAAGCGCGCCATCGAGCGCGAGATCGAGCGCGAGGGACAGGCGTTCTTCCTCCACAACCGCGTCGAGACGATCTACGAGACCGCCGAGCGGCTGCGGGCGCTGATCCCGAACGCCCGCGTCGCCGTCGCGCACGGGCAGATGGACGAGTCGGAGCTCGAGGAGACCATGCTCGGCTTCCTGCGCGGCGGCGCCGACTGCCTCGTCGCGACGACGATCATCGAGTCGGGGCTCGACATCCCGGCCGCCAACACGCTGATCGTCGAGCGCTCGGACCACCTCGGGCTCGCCCAGGCCTACCAGATCCGCGGTCGCGTCGGGCGATCGAGGGAGCGCGCCTTCGCCTACATGCTCTACCCCTCCGAGGAGGCGCTGACGGCCGACGCCGCGGCGCGCCTGGCGACGCTCTCCGACCACACCGAGCTCGGCTCGGGCTTCGCGATCGCGATGCGCGACCTCGAGCTGCGCGGCGCCGGCGACCTGCTCGGCGACGAGCAGTCCGGGCACGTCGCGGCGATCGGGTTCGAGCTCTACGTCTCGCTGCTCGACGAGGCCGTCGAAGCGCTGAAGGCGGGCGGCGAGCCCGATGAGGAGGCGGCCGACTCACGCGTTCGCTTCGACGTCGACGTCGACGCCTACGTGCCGGCCGAGTACGTGCCGTTCGAGACCGCGAAGATCGACGTCCATCGCCGCGTCGCGGCCGCGAGCGAGCCGGGCGAGCTGCGGGCGCTCGGCGACGAGCTCCGCGACCGCTTCGGCCCGCTGCCGCAGCCGGTCGCGAACCTGCTCGAGATGGGCCGGGCGCGGATCGAGCTCGGCAAGCTCGGCGCGCGGAGCGTCGAGTTCCGCGGCGGGCGGCTGTCGATCACGCCGCTCGAGCTCTACGCGGCGCAGGTCGGCGCGCTTCGCTCCGAGATCCCCGAGGCGATGTACGAGCTCCGCGCGAGAACCGTCTCCCAGCGGGTCGGCAGCGCCGGCGCCGAGCGGCTCGAGGCGGTGCTCAGGCTCGCCCGGGCGACGGCCGACGCGCTCGCCGAGCCCGTCGCGGCTTAG
- a CDS encoding enoyl-CoA hydratase/isomerase family protein, giving the protein MSEKLSYEVDPSSGIALIRLDRPKSRNAIDLEMLEALLAHLVTAREDDDVRAVVISSTDQMGLSAGADVREDLDADGRVRRMELFALLYDELTAYPKPTCAACHGSVVGGGAEIAIACDLRVGGSNMRMRFPGAALGVPVGPARLVTLVGLSVAKYLLLTGRELTGEEAYRWGVVHQLVPAAKTEAAAISLATSAAAHPPESVARLKRMLHDWDGVEERSRSEGEGQVEWQRSGPGLPDRP; this is encoded by the coding sequence ATGAGTGAGAAGCTGAGCTACGAGGTCGATCCGTCGTCGGGGATCGCGCTGATCCGCCTCGACCGGCCGAAGTCGCGCAACGCGATCGACCTCGAGATGCTCGAGGCGCTGCTCGCCCACCTCGTCACCGCGCGCGAGGACGACGACGTGCGCGCCGTCGTCATCTCCTCGACCGACCAGATGGGCCTTTCGGCCGGCGCCGACGTCCGCGAGGACCTCGACGCGGACGGCCGCGTGCGGCGCATGGAGCTCTTCGCGCTGCTTTACGACGAGCTCACGGCTTACCCGAAGCCGACCTGCGCCGCCTGCCATGGCTCGGTCGTCGGTGGAGGCGCGGAGATCGCGATCGCCTGCGACCTGCGGGTCGGCGGCTCGAACATGCGGATGCGTTTTCCGGGTGCCGCGCTCGGCGTGCCGGTGGGCCCGGCGCGGTTGGTCACCCTGGTCGGGCTCTCGGTCGCGAAGTACCTGCTGCTCACCGGTCGCGAGCTGACCGGCGAGGAGGCCTACCGCTGGGGTGTCGTCCACCAGCTCGTCCCGGCCGCCAAGACCGAGGCCGCGGCGATCTCGCTGGCGACCTCCGCCGCCGCGCACCCGCCCGAGTCGGTCGCCCGGCTCAAGCGCATGCTGCACGACTGGGACGGGGTCGAGGAGCGCTCACGCAGCGAGGGCGAGGGCCAGGTCGAGTGGCAGCGCTCGGGGCCGGGGCTGCCGGACCGCCCTTAG
- a CDS encoding aminoacyl-tRNA hydrolase, which translates to MSGEPFLVVGLGNPGTRYAATRHNIGFEVGAKLADRWDLPRARERFKGRIAEGRTRPGGPRVAVLLPQTYMNEAGRSAGPARGQLKVPLERVVVVHDEIDLPFGEVRVRRGGGLAGHNGLKSLKRELGSAEFWRVRVGVGRPDSTDPEIVSAWVLGRFDEPREDVAALIDDAAREAERLVERIEAGEEDD; encoded by the coding sequence GTGAGCGGCGAGCCGTTCCTCGTCGTCGGTCTCGGGAACCCCGGGACCCGATACGCCGCGACGCGCCACAACATCGGCTTCGAGGTCGGCGCGAAGCTCGCCGACCGCTGGGATCTGCCGCGGGCGCGCGAGCGCTTCAAGGGGCGGATCGCGGAGGGCCGCACGCGTCCGGGCGGGCCGCGCGTGGCGGTGCTGTTGCCGCAGACCTACATGAACGAGGCCGGGCGATCCGCGGGTCCCGCGCGCGGGCAGCTGAAGGTGCCGCTCGAGCGGGTCGTCGTCGTCCACGACGAGATCGACCTGCCGTTCGGCGAGGTCCGGGTCAGGCGCGGCGGCGGGCTCGCCGGCCACAACGGCCTCAAGTCGCTCAAGCGTGAGCTCGGCTCGGCCGAGTTCTGGCGCGTCCGCGTCGGGGTCGGGCGACCCGACTCGACGGACCCCGAGATCGTCTCGGCGTGGGTTCTCGGGCGCTTCGACGAGCCGCGCGAGGACGTCGCGGCGCTGATCGACGACGCGGCGCGCGAGGCCGAGCGGCTGGTCGAGCGGATCGAGGCGGGCGAAGAGGATGACTGA
- a CDS encoding 50S ribosomal protein L25 produces MATDRASLDVAERTDFGSRTSRRLRREGMVPGVVYGEGKDARAFQVSEREIRLALQHGGALIDVKFDGKGKALSTVVKDQQRHPVRGDLLHLDLLEVRLDQEIDAETVLDLVGTDDAPGVKEGGILEHVTREIAISALPTDIPETIEVDVSQMEVGDTLQLSSVNAPKGVTFLIEDPEELTVATLNPPPVFEEPEPEVEQDPELIGEEGEDAEGAEDSGDGEGSGDEDSSGDGDSSDDS; encoded by the coding sequence ATGGCTACCGATCGCGCATCCCTCGACGTCGCTGAACGCACCGATTTCGGCTCCAGGACGAGCCGCCGCCTCCGCCGCGAGGGGATGGTTCCCGGTGTCGTCTACGGCGAGGGCAAGGACGCTCGCGCCTTCCAGGTCTCCGAGCGCGAGATCCGCCTCGCCCTCCAGCACGGCGGCGCGCTGATCGACGTCAAGTTCGACGGCAAGGGCAAGGCCCTGTCGACGGTCGTCAAGGACCAGCAGCGCCATCCGGTCCGCGGCGACCTGCTCCACCTCGACCTGCTCGAGGTCCGCCTCGATCAGGAGATCGATGCCGAGACGGTCCTCGATCTCGTCGGCACCGACGACGCCCCCGGCGTCAAGGAGGGCGGCATACTCGAGCACGTCACGCGCGAGATCGCGATCTCGGCGTTGCCGACCGACATCCCGGAGACGATCGAGGTCGACGTCTCGCAGATGGAGGTCGGCGACACGCTTCAGCTCTCCTCGGTCAACGCCCCGAAGGGCGTCACCTTCCTGATCGAGGATCCGGAGGAGCTCACGGTCGCGACGCTCAACCCGCCGCCCGTCTTCGAGGAGCCCGAGCCCGAGGTCGAGCAGGACCCGGAGCTCATCGGCGAGGAGGGCGAGGACGCCGAGGGCGCCGAGGATTCCGGCGACGGAGAGGGCTCCGGCGACGAGGACTCCTCGGGCGACGGGGACTCCTCCGACGATTCCTAG
- a CDS encoding glycerophosphodiester phosphodiesterase, protein MASAPMIRVGHRGADRIVPGNTLESFAAAVEAGVDAIEFDVVWTTGASGPGELMVAHDLGDLAAREHPTLAETLDAFARPPLNGVDIDVDIKMAGREAEIVAAIRQVGLADRAMFSGMELSSIHALRELAPDMRRGWTLPRINRDPRRSRLTKPFIKPGLALLERRLPRLIERQAKSLDVWSVWLLHYLATPRVIAAAHAHGLAVFAWTVDSAARQRELAELGVDGLVSNDPRLFEESLAPSASA, encoded by the coding sequence ATGGCGAGCGCTCCGATGATCAGGGTCGGTCACCGCGGCGCCGACCGGATCGTGCCCGGTAACACGCTCGAGAGCTTCGCCGCGGCCGTCGAGGCCGGCGTCGACGCGATCGAGTTCGACGTCGTCTGGACGACGGGCGCCTCCGGTCCGGGCGAGCTCATGGTCGCCCACGACCTGGGCGACCTGGCGGCGCGAGAGCACCCGACCCTCGCCGAGACGCTCGATGCCTTCGCCCGCCCGCCGCTCAACGGCGTCGACATCGACGTCGACATCAAGATGGCCGGCCGCGAGGCGGAGATCGTCGCCGCCATTCGTCAGGTCGGCCTCGCCGATCGGGCGATGTTCTCCGGCATGGAGCTGAGCTCGATCCACGCCCTGAGGGAGCTCGCGCCCGACATGCGGCGGGGTTGGACGCTGCCGCGGATCAACCGCGACCCGCGCCGGTCGCGGCTCACGAAGCCGTTCATCAAGCCGGGGCTCGCGCTGCTCGAGCGCCGTCTCCCGCGGCTCATCGAGCGGCAGGCGAAATCGCTCGACGTCTGGTCCGTGTGGCTGCTCCACTACCTCGCGACGCCGCGGGTCATCGCCGCCGCCCACGCGCACGGACTCGCCGTGTTCGCGTGGACGGTCGACTCCGCCGCCCGCCAGCGCGAGCTCGCCGAGCTCGGCGTCGACGGGCTCGTCTCGAACGACCCGCGGCTCTTCGAGGAGTCGCTGGCGCCTAGCGCTTCAGCCTGA